A window from Planococcus maritimus encodes these proteins:
- a CDS encoding TatD family hydrolase, whose product MSNLSDMHIHIDYFKNYQQFYNSFENNKIYALFVTNLPEIFRKCNNEFAYSKYVKLSLGYNPQLAGKYKFNQDLFDELLPLTKYVGEVGLDYSKGFVHSKIEQQKAFDYICSKSAQTKKIMSIHSRGAEEDVLEILKDNKVEYAVFHWFSGNKKIAYDIIDQGYYFSVNYSMLVSKKGYDIVKSLPLDRLLLETDAPFAKTSMKGNSYNLAEIYSEFSRKLNIEKFEELIYKNLMDLLLKQKNSFTS is encoded by the coding sequence ATGAGTAACTTATCTGATATGCATATCCATATAGATTACTTTAAAAATTATCAACAGTTCTATAATTCCTTTGAAAACAATAAAATCTACGCTTTGTTTGTTACTAACTTGCCAGAGATTTTTCGGAAATGTAATAATGAGTTTGCATATAGTAAATACGTTAAACTAAGCTTAGGTTATAACCCTCAGTTGGCTGGAAAATACAAATTTAATCAAGACCTATTTGATGAATTGCTTCCTCTAACAAAGTATGTCGGTGAAGTAGGATTAGACTACTCTAAGGGTTTTGTCCATTCTAAGATAGAACAACAAAAGGCGTTCGACTACATTTGTTCTAAGTCTGCACAAACAAAGAAAATAATGTCTATTCATTCCCGCGGTGCCGAAGAAGACGTGTTAGAGATTTTAAAAGACAATAAGGTTGAATACGCAGTATTTCATTGGTTTTCTGGAAATAAGAAAATTGCATACGACATTATAGATCAAGGTTATTATTTTTCAGTGAACTATTCTATGTTAGTTTCAAAAAAAGGTTATGACATTGTTAAGTCTTTACCTTTAGATAGACTTTTATTAGAAACAGACGCGCCCTTTGCTAAAACAAGTATGAAAGGAAATTCATACAACTTAGCTGAAATTTATTCTGAATTCTCGAGGAAACTAAATATAGAAAAGTTTGAGGAGTTAATTTATAAAAACTTGATGGATCTATTGCTGAAGCAAAAAAATTCCTTTACTTCCTAG
- a CDS encoding polysaccharide deacetylase family protein produces the protein MKKAIKLIIVLALIYAFFLFKDDIREEVFTVDESAMSFPEELKKESCLGLNYHRVLEDTVPNRISRWLLNSDELVKYSVLTTEFEEQLASLADAGAVFLSEDELLQAKESGNFPSKCVWISFDDIDNSVYQNAFPILKEANVPFTMFVIAGRVGDKDFSNLKMATWDQIREMENSGLASVGSHTYKMHRFENETPIFLVPENREEFKSDLKKSIEVIEKELEITVRSFAYPYGDTDEFTAQALQDQGLEAGYILAPQTIATTDDNFYINRVLVNDATHSKIVLPFIESQ, from the coding sequence ATGAAGAAAGCCATTAAACTAATCATTGTTCTAGCTTTGATATATGCATTTTTTCTGTTTAAAGATGATATTCGAGAAGAAGTATTTACAGTAGATGAGTCCGCAATGTCTTTTCCAGAAGAACTTAAAAAAGAGAGTTGCTTGGGGTTAAACTATCACCGTGTATTAGAAGATACTGTTCCCAATCGAATCAGCAGGTGGCTATTAAACTCTGATGAATTGGTCAAGTACAGCGTATTAACTACAGAGTTTGAAGAACAATTGGCGTCATTAGCTGATGCAGGAGCTGTTTTCTTGTCAGAAGACGAATTACTGCAAGCAAAGGAATCAGGAAACTTCCCTTCAAAATGTGTATGGATTTCTTTTGACGACATCGATAACTCAGTATACCAAAATGCCTTTCCGATTTTGAAAGAAGCAAATGTTCCATTTACCATGTTTGTTATTGCAGGGCGTGTAGGAGATAAAGACTTCAGCAACTTAAAAATGGCTACGTGGGATCAAATAAGGGAAATGGAAAACAGTGGACTTGCCAGCGTTGGATCTCACACGTATAAAATGCATCGATTTGAAAACGAAACCCCTATATTTCTGGTGCCAGAAAATAGGGAGGAATTTAAAAGCGATTTGAAAAAAAGTATTGAAGTTATTGAAAAAGAGCTTGAAATAACTGTACGTAGTTTCGCTTATCCATACGGGGATACTGATGAGTTTACGGCTCAGGCACTACAGGATCAAGGGCTAGAAGCAGGATATATATTAGCACCTCAAACGATAGCAACGACAGATGATAATTTTTACATCAATCGTGTACTAGTTAACGATGCTACACATAGCAAAATCGTTCTCCCTTTCATTGAGAGTCAATAA
- the pgaC gene encoding poly-beta-1,6-N-acetyl-D-glucosamine synthase: protein MNFFSGPYGVVASFVFWYPFLMALFWMAGSILFLRTKENKQNDIDIDGFDWPMISILVPCYNEEDTIMETVENLTGLSYPKKEIILINDGSTDQTTYLLEELSKKHSEVRVIQLEQNQGKANALQVGLFASKAEYLVCVDADALLADTAPYYMVHQFFVSGERVGAVTGSPSIRNRNTLLSRMQLVEYASIIGAIKRTQRLLGKVMTVSGVVVTFRKKALVDVGLWDRDMITEDIAVSWKLQKRFWDVRYEPRAICWMLVPETLSGIWQQRIRWAQGGQEVVLRHWRILFSWKQRRLWLIFLEQCVSTIWAFSWLFITLVLIFSANTFQDLLFWLTLTSFFLVFISMIQLFISLVIDSRHNGVMKYYLWAAWYPAIYWMVNTLVVVVALPRAIKSRYKGGYAVWSSPDRGLKKS, encoded by the coding sequence ATGAATTTCTTTTCAGGACCATATGGTGTGGTTGCAAGTTTTGTTTTCTGGTATCCATTTCTAATGGCACTTTTTTGGATGGCAGGATCTATTCTGTTTTTAAGAACGAAAGAAAATAAACAAAATGACATCGATATAGATGGATTTGATTGGCCGATGATCAGTATCCTCGTTCCTTGTTACAACGAAGAAGATACGATTATGGAGACAGTAGAAAACCTAACTGGGCTATCCTACCCCAAAAAGGAAATTATCTTAATAAATGATGGCTCAACCGATCAAACCACTTACCTTTTAGAGGAACTATCAAAAAAACACAGTGAAGTAAGAGTAATTCAACTCGAACAAAACCAAGGGAAAGCAAATGCTTTACAAGTTGGCTTGTTTGCTTCTAAAGCTGAGTATTTAGTCTGCGTTGATGCAGATGCTCTTCTAGCAGATACAGCCCCTTACTATATGGTTCATCAATTCTTTGTAAGTGGAGAAAGAGTGGGCGCCGTTACAGGAAGTCCATCCATTCGGAATCGAAATACGCTGTTGAGTCGAATGCAATTGGTTGAATATGCATCTATTATTGGCGCGATCAAGCGCACACAAAGACTATTAGGAAAAGTAATGACGGTATCGGGAGTCGTTGTGACATTTCGTAAAAAAGCATTAGTAGATGTTGGATTGTGGGACCGCGATATGATTACAGAGGATATTGCGGTCAGCTGGAAATTGCAAAAACGATTTTGGGATGTTCGTTATGAACCTCGAGCAATTTGTTGGATGCTTGTACCAGAAACACTTTCTGGTATCTGGCAACAGCGGATTCGTTGGGCGCAAGGAGGACAGGAAGTCGTCTTACGCCACTGGCGCATTCTTTTCAGCTGGAAACAAAGACGACTGTGGCTTATCTTTTTAGAGCAATGTGTCAGTACCATTTGGGCTTTTAGTTGGTTATTTATTACGTTGGTCCTTATTTTTTCGGCTAATACCTTCCAAGATCTCTTATTTTGGTTGACATTAACTTCTTTTTTCCTTGTATTTATCAGCATGATTCAACTATTCATCTCTCTCGTAATTGATTCTAGACACAACGGTGTGATGAAGTACTATTTGTGGGCCGCATGGTATCCAGCTATTTATTGGATGGTAAACACACTAGTAGTCGTTGTTGCTTTGCCAAGGGCCATAAAATCCCGTTATAAAGGAGGTTACGCTGTATGGTCAAGTCCAGATCGAGGTCTAAAGAAATCATGA
- the qatC gene encoding Qat anti-phage system QueC-like protein QatC, whose amino-acid sequence MINIWINKNTNDFSTNDSPKEQFLLFNLYDKKNKSNVKTDMEQLWRRFGEESLSLINEDFLIIAASIFCADKRIPRKNFSDNWTRKMKLSIPVFELEKWDSVKKELEYTIGFLSGDDWTFEFRHSSTRFRTDKLNSQNLISKDKYDSVSLFSGGLDSFCGALTLSEEENNTLYLGFREYSLLKKRQTDLFNSINNEYPDLNNELLLFNVNPLAPVQKGEESIKLSVESTSRSRSLLFIAGAISAASIIGKKTPVYIPENGFIGVNVPLTDSRAGSCSTRTTHPLFISKLNKIFEKVGIENRVSNFYWNKSKGEILEEHQENIVFKKYAHQTLSCSHPCLSRYDKKKSARVQTPCNCGYCYPCLIRKASFAKIGEDRTCYNPLYELSRDFILNHNNLQGRASDLKAVLFSLKRYVNHKEDREYIRSLLLKQGPLTSEELDGYERVYRQSMEELLKMVESNDKGLMEYAGLEEVIIK is encoded by the coding sequence GTGATTAATATATGGATTAATAAAAACACAAATGATTTTAGTACAAACGACTCTCCAAAAGAGCAGTTTCTTCTATTTAACTTATACGATAAAAAGAATAAATCAAATGTTAAAACTGATATGGAACAACTGTGGAGAAGGTTTGGTGAAGAAAGTTTATCGCTTATTAATGAAGATTTCCTCATAATTGCTGCAAGTATTTTTTGCGCCGATAAAAGAATTCCACGAAAAAACTTTTCAGACAATTGGACAAGAAAAATGAAATTATCAATACCTGTATTTGAACTAGAAAAATGGGATTCTGTTAAAAAAGAACTTGAGTATACAATCGGATTTTTAAGTGGGGATGATTGGACTTTCGAATTTCGACATAGTAGTACAAGGTTCAGAACTGATAAACTGAATTCGCAAAATCTGATTTCTAAGGACAAGTACGATTCAGTTAGTTTGTTTTCTGGAGGATTGGATTCTTTTTGCGGTGCGCTAACACTTTCTGAAGAAGAAAATAATACTTTGTATCTTGGTTTTAGAGAATACAGCCTTTTAAAGAAGCGACAAACAGATTTATTTAATTCGATAAATAATGAATATCCTGATTTAAATAATGAATTGCTTCTATTTAATGTAAATCCATTAGCCCCGGTTCAGAAGGGGGAAGAGTCAATAAAACTTTCTGTTGAAAGTACTAGTAGAAGTAGATCTTTGTTATTCATAGCAGGTGCAATTTCTGCGGCGTCAATTATAGGAAAGAAGACACCAGTATATATTCCTGAGAACGGTTTCATCGGCGTGAACGTTCCCCTTACTGATAGTAGAGCAGGAAGCTGCAGTACTAGAACTACACATCCTCTTTTTATAAGCAAGTTAAATAAGATTTTTGAAAAAGTCGGCATTGAAAATAGAGTTTCAAACTTTTATTGGAATAAATCAAAGGGAGAAATATTAGAAGAACACCAAGAAAATATCGTTTTTAAAAAATATGCACATCAAACTTTATCTTGCTCACATCCCTGTCTGTCACGTTACGATAAAAAGAAGAGTGCAAGAGTTCAGACACCTTGCAATTGCGGTTATTGTTATCCCTGCCTAATTAGAAAGGCATCTTTCGCAAAAATAGGAGAAGATAGAACGTGTTACAATCCTTTATATGAATTGAGCAGAGACTTTATTTTAAATCATAATAATCTTCAAGGGAGAGCTAGTGATTTGAAAGCCGTTCTTTTTAGCTTAAAAAGGTATGTTAATCATAAAGAAGATCGAGAGTACATTAGAAGTCTTTTACTAAAACAAGGCCCTTTGACAAGTGAAGAATTGGATGGGTATGAAAGGGTATATCGTCAATCCATGGAAGAATTACTTAAGATGGTGGAGAGCAATGACAAAGGGTTAATGGAATATGCAGGTTTAGAGGAAGTCATAATAAAATGA
- a CDS encoding histidine phosphatase family protein, whose translation MLEIYITRHGATEWNMENRLQGWKNSELTPEGIENAVQLGRRLADTEFEIIYSSPSKRALETAKLIKAEKTTPLLIIDDFKEISFGDWEGKTQEEIEIDFKKEYENFWNKPHLYNSQGHNAETFEIFKKRLGEAMKQITLNHPTGKILIVTHGIVIKALMTLFWNITTEKMWDPPEIHGTSLSIVNYDGTGFKKVMLGDISHIQ comes from the coding sequence ATGCTAGAAATTTATATTACTCGTCATGGGGCAACTGAATGGAATATGGAAAATCGCCTGCAAGGATGGAAAAACTCTGAGTTGACACCTGAGGGTATAGAAAATGCTGTGCAACTAGGCAGGCGATTAGCGGATACGGAATTTGAAATTATCTACTCGAGCCCGAGCAAAAGAGCTTTGGAAACAGCAAAGCTTATTAAAGCCGAGAAAACGACACCTCTATTGATTATTGATGATTTCAAAGAAATCTCTTTTGGAGATTGGGAAGGAAAAACTCAAGAAGAAATTGAGATAGATTTCAAAAAGGAATATGAAAACTTTTGGAATAAACCCCACTTATATAATTCACAAGGCCATAATGCAGAGACGTTCGAAATCTTTAAAAAACGCCTAGGCGAAGCAATGAAACAAATAACCTTAAATCATCCAACCGGGAAAATATTAATTGTTACACATGGTATTGTAATTAAAGCGCTTATGACATTATTTTGGAACATAACCACAGAAAAAATGTGGGATCCTCCGGAAATTCATGGAACAAGTCTGTCAATTGTAAATTATGATGGCACTGGCTTTAAGAAAGTTATGTTGGGAGATATTTCACATATTCAATAA
- a CDS encoding KAP family P-loop NTPase fold protein, producing MWADDASKIDMLAYRPYADLITEIAISERMNPLTIGLFGNWGSGKSTLLNLIEEQSATQVDKKIAVVKVNAWMFEGYEDAKTALMEAILQSMKENQTFFEGSTDRIKGLMARVNWMGIGKTALKQGVPLAISGMTGLPPFIMLPNATDFESPEKVQEQIEKSRKLTDEYMKTNPKENVVENIRGFREDFNTLIEESSVDNLVILIDDLDRCNPDRIVETLEAIKLFLSVPRTTFIIAMDENIVSYSIKRKYPQLDNEGIDVSVDYIEKIVQLPIRIAELAESDVKNYMLLLVAEMFLEADSLNQLIEILKEKGVFVKGEIISGSEILTIVEDQVKVKGSKFRRGTTQENFEQQMNIFNSIGSIVASSLKGNPRQTKRFLNTFYIRKRLAEIQKIDFNLSILAKLMVLEYFDGDLFKELFQWQFEHSGTPLQLKILEEEMLKEEESEIFKLDKITKNTAWSGEKVKRWFGTEPKLADVDLSPYFYLAKDSVSDKRLFSTNLNQEERKYINQICNLETHIALRRKKIEKMHEMDEVSRNEIFKGVLERYHQDIKQIDTLIEFYKILPQYKSKIFEEFKRISSKDVTVPIIITLNQLDEDSFQKLRKHYIEEKKVDKKLWDVVGDKVGTSKGYLPPTGYLWPDVKREVTKMVRDNLSSDSINKAISSFAKALNNSTSVGSNTGKAIQSSGKAISFINSVKRYGFSETLDRFGLSFLKNENPDNLRKGLLKYFSDGGNEFYENISSQSMNELLREIFTGVNEVNEYEEILKNIDTADFIREFIIKFIQNCFFSNFTEKLLGLFDNLNKYEVAEKSIKTHIRNSIEKKYSLKKIQDIDWNGQEGNVILNDTYRNSLEILSAWSELGD from the coding sequence ATGTGGGCTGATGATGCTTCTAAAATTGATATGCTTGCGTATCGACCATATGCGGATTTAATTACTGAGATTGCTATTAGCGAGCGAATGAACCCATTAACTATAGGGTTGTTCGGCAATTGGGGGAGTGGCAAATCGACTTTACTAAATTTAATAGAAGAACAGAGTGCTACTCAAGTAGATAAAAAAATTGCAGTAGTTAAAGTAAATGCCTGGATGTTTGAAGGTTATGAGGATGCAAAGACTGCTTTAATGGAAGCAATATTACAAAGTATGAAGGAAAATCAAACATTTTTTGAAGGTTCAACAGATAGAATCAAAGGTTTAATGGCAAGAGTTAATTGGATGGGCATAGGAAAAACAGCTTTAAAACAAGGCGTTCCATTGGCTATTAGTGGAATGACAGGATTACCTCCCTTTATAATGCTGCCTAATGCAACGGATTTCGAGAGTCCAGAAAAAGTTCAAGAACAGATTGAAAAATCTAGAAAATTGACAGATGAATACATGAAAACAAATCCCAAAGAAAATGTTGTTGAAAATATTAGAGGGTTCCGCGAAGATTTTAATACCTTAATTGAAGAATCTTCCGTAGATAATCTGGTTATTCTAATAGATGATTTGGATAGATGTAACCCAGATAGAATTGTCGAAACACTTGAAGCAATAAAGTTATTTCTATCAGTACCAAGAACGACCTTTATAATTGCGATGGATGAAAATATAGTTTCTTATTCTATAAAAAGAAAGTATCCTCAGTTAGACAATGAAGGCATAGATGTTTCAGTTGATTACATAGAAAAAATTGTTCAACTTCCTATCAGGATTGCGGAATTAGCAGAAAGTGATGTCAAAAACTATATGTTGCTGCTTGTTGCAGAAATGTTTTTGGAAGCAGACTCGTTAAATCAACTGATTGAAATACTTAAGGAGAAAGGTGTATTTGTTAAAGGAGAAATAATTTCTGGTTCAGAGATATTGACTATAGTGGAAGATCAAGTAAAAGTGAAAGGTTCAAAATTTAGAAGAGGTACGACTCAAGAAAATTTCGAACAACAAATGAATATATTTAATAGCATAGGTAGTATTGTTGCCTCCTCATTAAAAGGAAATCCACGTCAAACTAAGAGATTTTTAAATACTTTTTACATCCGTAAGAGGCTAGCGGAAATTCAAAAAATAGACTTTAATTTATCGATACTAGCTAAATTAATGGTATTAGAATATTTTGATGGTGACCTATTTAAAGAATTATTTCAATGGCAATTCGAACATAGTGGAACGCCATTACAGTTAAAAATTCTTGAAGAAGAGATGTTGAAAGAAGAAGAGAGTGAAATTTTTAAACTCGACAAGATAACAAAAAATACAGCATGGTCGGGAGAAAAGGTGAAAAGATGGTTCGGAACTGAGCCAAAGTTAGCTGATGTTGATCTTTCACCTTATTTTTATTTAGCAAAAGATTCAGTTTCAGATAAAAGACTATTCTCTACTAACTTAAATCAGGAAGAAAGAAAGTATATTAATCAAATATGTAACCTTGAAACACACATAGCATTAAGGAGAAAGAAAATCGAGAAAATGCATGAGATGGATGAAGTATCAAGAAATGAAATTTTTAAAGGTGTATTAGAGAGATACCACCAAGATATCAAGCAAATAGACACATTAATTGAATTCTATAAAATCCTTCCCCAGTATAAATCAAAAATCTTTGAAGAATTTAAAAGGATTAGCTCAAAAGATGTAACCGTGCCTATAATTATCACCCTCAATCAGCTTGATGAGGATTCGTTTCAGAAATTAAGAAAACATTATATTGAAGAGAAAAAAGTAGATAAGAAACTTTGGGATGTAGTGGGGGATAAAGTGGGAACATCAAAAGGTTATTTACCGCCAACAGGATACTTATGGCCGGATGTAAAACGAGAAGTAACGAAAATGGTGAGAGACAACCTCTCTTCTGATTCAATAAACAAGGCTATATCTAGCTTCGCAAAAGCTTTAAACAACTCTACTAGTGTAGGTTCTAATACAGGAAAGGCTATACAATCAAGTGGTAAAGCAATTAGTTTTATTAATTCTGTGAAGAGATACGGGTTCTCTGAAACTTTGGATAGATTTGGTTTATCCTTTCTAAAAAATGAGAATCCCGATAATCTGCGAAAAGGACTCCTGAAATATTTTAGTGATGGCGGAAATGAATTTTACGAAAACATCTCTAGTCAAAGTATGAATGAGCTTTTGAGAGAAATCTTTACAGGAGTAAATGAAGTTAATGAATACGAAGAAATATTGAAAAATATAGATACAGCAGATTTTATTAGAGAGTTTATAATTAAATTTATACAAAATTGTTTCTTTTCTAATTTCACGGAAAAACTTTTAGGCTTATTTGATAACCTAAATAAATATGAGGTGGCTGAAAAAAGTATCAAAACACATATTAGAAATTCAATCGAAAAGAAATACTCATTAAAAAAAATTCAAGATATAGACTGGAACGGACAAGAAGGAAATGTAATATTAAATGACACGTATAGAAATTCCCTAGAAATTCTTTCTGCTTGGAGTGAATTAGGTGATTAA
- a CDS encoding family 20 glycosylhydrolase — translation MPNRTKKELFHLPKLLHGEDTRSRLVSGVILDTSRRHVSLMFLMRIIDEIQTGGGDYLQLHFSDAEGYRLFSEILGQTSTKTNDQYLTKSEILELITYANDRDVMIIPDFDVPSHSKGWLNLVKERFDKKFYKSIVSDFDDNLVDYFDNPSAATHVKHLIEEIASLFKQDKYRGQLIFSIGGDEVPGTISFQDEYIRFMNIVSNYVEQCGYKPRMWNDSLTEVGLHALNSNVEIVYWQESMLPPEVFISNNRTLHNSNFYTLVYSPSNDNINTEAITEQINYVKAFHNSSVFCCKDNPYREVNSQDALKGTAYTFWTERGIELTDEQLLAQILPLIKNYLNISQN, via the coding sequence TTGCCGAACCGTACCAAAAAAGAGCTCTTCCATTTACCGAAGCTTCTACATGGAGAAGACACTCGTTCTCGGTTAGTCAGCGGTGTCATATTAGATACTTCGAGACGTCACGTTTCATTGATGTTCTTAATGCGCATAATTGATGAGATTCAAACAGGTGGTGGAGATTATCTTCAATTGCATTTTTCAGATGCAGAGGGATACCGATTATTCTCTGAAATTCTAGGTCAGACTTCGACGAAAACGAATGATCAATACCTTACTAAAAGCGAAATTTTAGAACTCATCACTTATGCAAACGATAGAGATGTGATGATCATTCCCGATTTTGATGTTCCAAGCCATTCAAAAGGGTGGTTGAATCTGGTGAAAGAAAGGTTCGATAAAAAATTTTATAAATCGATCGTGTCAGACTTCGATGACAATCTAGTTGACTACTTTGATAATCCCAGTGCAGCAACACATGTCAAACACCTGATTGAGGAAATAGCCTCGTTGTTTAAGCAAGATAAATATAGAGGACAGCTCATATTCTCAATAGGCGGTGACGAAGTACCAGGAACAATTAGCTTTCAGGATGAATATATAAGGTTTATGAACATAGTTTCTAACTATGTCGAGCAATGCGGCTACAAGCCGAGAATGTGGAACGATTCTTTGACCGAAGTCGGGTTGCATGCATTAAATTCAAATGTAGAGATCGTCTATTGGCAAGAAAGCATGTTGCCCCCCGAGGTTTTCATTTCAAACAATAGAACACTTCACAATTCGAATTTTTACACTCTAGTGTACAGTCCAAGTAACGACAATATAAATACAGAAGCTATCACTGAACAAATTAACTACGTAAAGGCGTTTCATAACTCATCTGTATTTTGTTGCAAAGATAATCCTTATCGCGAAGTTAATTCTCAAGACGCCCTTAAAGGTACTGCATATACGTTCTGGACTGAGCGCGGCATTGAACTAACTGATGAACAATTATTAGCTCAAATTTTGCCTTTAATAAAAAACTATTTGAACATAAGCCAAAACTAA
- the aac(6') gene encoding aminoglycoside 6'-N-acetyltransferase has protein sequence MLKSATLQEAAEAAKLALLLWPDHTLEEFVQEMRQLILQDDSNVFLAYQNNEAIGFAQCQLRYDYVEGTSSSPVGYLEGLFVKKEFRKQGFAKKLVDDCENWSKEKGCREFASDCELENEQSLAMHLKLGFVEANRIICFKKEL, from the coding sequence ATGCTGAAATCTGCAACATTACAGGAAGCAGCGGAGGCTGCAAAGCTCGCTTTATTACTTTGGCCAGATCACACACTAGAGGAATTTGTTCAAGAGATGAGACAACTGATTCTTCAGGACGACTCCAATGTTTTCCTAGCCTATCAAAATAACGAAGCAATTGGATTTGCTCAATGTCAGTTACGGTATGATTATGTTGAAGGGACCAGTTCGAGTCCTGTTGGTTATTTAGAGGGACTTTTCGTCAAAAAGGAATTTCGCAAGCAGGGCTTTGCAAAAAAACTCGTGGATGATTGTGAGAACTGGTCCAAGGAAAAAGGATGTCGTGAATTTGCCAGTGACTGTGAATTGGAAAATGAGCAAAGCCTGGCGATGCATTTGAAATTGGGATTTGTTGAAGCTAATCGTATTATTTGTTTCAAAAAAGAATTGTGA
- a CDS encoding alpha/beta family hydrolase: protein MKKFRTKKTLFTFSIALGIVVILSFSFFFIWSQDTLEAIDANQIEIEDAVQAEDGWYIYRAANADKGLILYPGAKVEPEAYAYLAQELSKQNITVAIPSVRLNLAILDVSKADEIIESDDSIDWYVSGHSMGGAAAAMYADQHLDSVNGLILLGAYAASNDHLKESDLPVLSIGGSEDGLSTPEKIEENSSNLPPKTSFMEIPGGNHAYFGVYGSQPGDNEAEITVSEQQEIIIELMVDWLQNTDPSRQGPM, encoded by the coding sequence ATGAAAAAATTCCGAACTAAAAAAACATTATTTACGTTCAGTATTGCTTTAGGGATAGTCGTAATTCTGAGTTTTTCTTTTTTTTTCATATGGAGTCAAGATACATTGGAAGCAATTGATGCTAATCAAATTGAAATAGAGGATGCCGTCCAAGCTGAAGATGGATGGTATATCTATCGAGCAGCCAATGCTGATAAAGGTTTAATCCTCTACCCTGGCGCAAAAGTAGAACCTGAAGCATATGCCTATTTAGCACAGGAGCTGTCCAAGCAAAACATCACCGTCGCTATCCCTTCCGTTAGATTAAATCTAGCCATTTTGGATGTTTCAAAAGCTGATGAAATCATAGAAAGCGACGATAGTATCGACTGGTATGTTTCGGGCCATTCGATGGGCGGTGCTGCAGCCGCTATGTATGCCGATCAACATTTAGATAGCGTCAATGGGCTTATTCTACTCGGAGCCTACGCAGCCAGCAATGATCATTTAAAAGAATCCGACTTACCTGTCTTATCGATCGGCGGTTCAGAGGATGGGTTAAGCACGCCTGAAAAAATTGAGGAAAACAGTTCAAACTTGCCTCCAAAAACAAGCTTCATGGAAATTCCAGGTGGAAATCATGCTTATTTTGGCGTGTACGGAAGCCAGCCCGGTGACAATGAGGCCGAGATAACCGTCAGTGAACAACAAGAGATCATCATCGAGTTGATGGTTGACTGGCTGCAAAATACCGACCCCTCTCGTCAAGGTCCAATGTGA
- a CDS encoding recombinase family protein — MEHRKFGYIRVSSKDQNEGRQLEAMRKIGINERDIYLDKQSGKNFERANYQLLKRVIRKGDILYIHSLDRFGRNKEEILQEWNDLTKNIEADIVVLDMPLLDTTQYKDSMGTFIADLVLQILSWMAEEERERIRKRQREGIDLALQNGIQFGRPTVFISEEFKEVYRKWKAKELTAVQAMQEAGVKKTSFYKLVKALEEEIVNTL; from the coding sequence ATGGAACATCGCAAATTTGGCTACATACGTGTCAGCAGCAAAGACCAAAATGAAGGCCGTCAATTGGAAGCCATGAGAAAAATCGGCATCAATGAACGGGATATTTATCTGGACAAGCAAAGTGGCAAAAATTTTGAACGAGCGAACTACCAATTGCTCAAAAGGGTTATTCGAAAAGGAGACATTTTGTATATCCATTCGCTGGATCGGTTCGGAAGGAATAAAGAAGAAATCCTTCAGGAGTGGAATGACCTCACGAAAAATATTGAAGCTGATATTGTGGTGCTGGATATGCCCCTATTGGATACGACCCAGTATAAAGATAGTATGGGGACATTTATTGCGGACTTGGTTTTGCAAATTCTTTCGTGGATGGCAGAAGAGGAACGGGAACGCATCCGGAAACGGCAGCGTGAAGGAATCGACTTAGCGCTTCAAAATGGTATTCAGTTTGGCAGACCGACCGTTTTTATTTCAGAGGAATTCAAAGAGGTTTATAGAAAATGGAAAGCCAAAGAATTAACAGCAGTTCAGGCTATGCAAGAAGCCGGAGTTAAAAAGACCAGTTTTTACAAATTGGTAAAAGCGCTCGAAGAAGAGATAGTTAACACATTATAA